A genomic window from Cotesia glomerata isolate CgM1 linkage group LG7, MPM_Cglom_v2.3, whole genome shotgun sequence includes:
- the LOC123268441 gene encoding thyroid receptor-interacting protein 11-like isoform X1, with protein sequence MAWFGDGLSSLSNLKGQITSFTKEVLSESVVSDTDEQAKLLEEANIKCVQLQDLLNSRDAEISVLRRQNCELQNAVVESNVRGREQDAGADEGGGFFWDPPASNRDIKSNRSQVRELQEQIVQATVRIRELEEELEKFRNKAIDKLDDVADGHQKAEILRAKQDIVNRIIQIGEKGREAERNMKKQQLDESTFVNDFRAAISKLDSHEQVHLIRCALHALELGNGNEFKDNDDEKTNIARKRNNSQRYHDETATNGVHNRETDLLDKITKLQEENKNLTASIEELDQQHSQSIEKVLSIKEELEKKHKSLQAAYESLYVDYNSCQDKLNKLESKFPNNNSTISLKSKFSEDKNIQTILNNEEKKELSNETTQTEDNQTKASIELLISRVRDIIKDCNLNLKPDCENETIFELVAKHYVEASWKKDTLENQLTELTHQLHQTSNMRDNLQMECDELQHHIESLEMEIQHVKSNLPSIPEASEERVAVLEAENELMAAEIKRLEADIELLSHKNSELITAMSNVEGSLRNQENLEAEVRNTKQQLVIAQQQLAGASKNVENNENMMEDLSRRLHVALDENNELRSKNDAMEVRERQMQEQLSMYEGKCKSLDENIELIEELKLDINNVRKELKHSVENNKRLEGELKLISEAKGEIERDILVLSQEKEQLEMEIKVLKNNGGIDEDSDLVKELRESLEGVNREKSDLEYDLVNMRKELDVALSQVDLSEKECLNLREEIRKLDEKSKVDKEAKEESEERLVLLSRELDSLQQEHLFLQNEARADKTELDELKGRLEKSEEILKGWESKFREAKIECEEMKEEILRMKEVEEKLKVSEKKYQEMKEEYLKLKTCNKELVGYEEKYLEIEEKVKRMEEERNKEEVDRCHQLEADLVMLLNEKQQLIEDKKEISDVLKVKEAELEALKEEKRELMEQLGLKEKELQSVVDNSQEAADMARETIENLSKIVNEKDKEIEAIKSLQALDVEKKVCENENILSSLKSERDELIKLVQVKHNESLQYHAEIQRMTQLFSDQAAALQTSVAERESLEKLVKDKEAEVLWAQNELQVVRQRLNNLEESTNYGEVCNIVEHSSKLAQLAMLVEKSNALEAALVQEQTSNRILQNQLTDSQQRESSAAKELERLRSHLMEIEDNHTEEMLILEQSKKDVEAKLMQVEEQLKNSSTVYTSANIRANQQVETLQQQMTLLAQQRDEIQNKLSVAEDKVQSHSAALTNLQIVLEQFQRDKENDIRNATERIRQQLNDSFKKQDELNEEIKLLKNQLTEAKECLQAASRLSEQLDKKTERIQELNEEVSKLNELVNTAEQRIQEAKESGVGKVDKNLVKNLLLGFISASNADKSSVLRVMATVLDFNESERDKSGLNNSNAHGGWFSGLLHGGATKDQEASLSAAFVRFLESESKPVSSVPALPISNTPIRPGHSRQHSTSSNQSGGLLLSNMTLPSFPDFIPSRNTGSILKEVLKDS encoded by the exons caagaTGCAGGCGCGGATGAAGGCGGAGGATTCTTTTGGGACCCACCCGCGAGTAATCGAGATATCAAAAGTAATCGGAGTCAAGTACGTGAACTGCAAGAACAAATTGTTCAGGCCACCGTGAGAATTCGCGAGTTGGAGGaagaacttgaaaaatttcgtAATAAAGCCATTGACAAGCTTGATGATGTTGCTGATGGCCATCAAAAAGCTGAAATTTTACGGGCTAAACAAGATATTGTTAATCGTATTATACAAATTGGTGAAAAG GGTCGAGAGGCGGAAAGGAACATGAAGAAACAGCAGTTAGATGAATCAACGTTCGTTAATGATTTTCGTGCCGCGATATCGAAACTTGATTCTCACGAGCAAGTACACCTGATACGGTGTGCCCTACACGCATTGGAGCTTGGCAATGGGAATGAATTCAAAGACAATGACGATGAAAAGACAAATATCGCCAGAAAACGGAATAATTCCCAGCGTTATCACGACGAGACTGCCACCAATGGGGTTCATAATCGCGAAACCGACTTGCtggataaaataactaaattacaggaagaaaacaaaaatttgactGCTAGCATTGAGGAATTGGACCAGCAGCACTCTCAATCAATCG aaAAAGTTTTGAGTATCAAAGaagaattagagaaaaaacaCAAAAGTCTCCAAGCAGCCTACGAATCTCTTTACGTCGATTACAATTCCTGTcaagataaattaaataaattagagtCTAAATTCCCCAACAATAATTCaacaatttctttaaaaagtaaattttcagaaGATAAAAATATCCAAACTATATTAAataacgaagaaaaaaaagagctTAGCAACGAAACGACCCAGACTGAAGATAATCAAACAAAAGCCAgcattgaattattaatttctcgCGTCAGAGATATAATAAAAGactgtaatttaaatttaaaaccaGATTGTGAAAATGAAACAATATTCGAGTTGGTAGCTAAGCATTATGTTGAAGCGTCATGGAAAAAAGATACCCTGGAAAATCAGTTAACAGAGCTAACACATCAACTTCACCAGACAAGTAACATGAGAGATAATTTACAAATGGAATGTGATGAATTGCAGCATCATATTGAGTCCTTAGAAATGGAAATCCAACACGTTAAGTCAAATTTGCCGTCCATACCCGAAGCGAGTGAAGAAAGAGTCGCGGTGCTGGAGGCTGAAAATGAATTAATGGCTGCGGAGATAAAGCGCTTGGAGGCTGACATTGAATTGCTGAGCCACAAAAATTCAGAGCTCATCACTGCGATGAGTAATGTCGAAGGTTCTCTGAGAAATCAGGAGAATCTAGAAGCCGAAGTCCGTAATACCAAGCAGCAGTTGGTGATAGCCCAGCAGCAGCTCGCGGGAGCTTCAAAAAATGTCGAGAATAATGAGAACATGATGGAGGACCTCAGTCGTAGGTTGCATGTCGCTTTAGATGAGAACAACGAGCTCAGGAGCAAGAATGACGCGATGGAAGTTAGGGAGAGACAGATGCAGGAGCAGCTGAGTATGTACGAAGGCAAATGTAAGAGCTTGGACGAAAATATTGAGCTGATTGAGGAGCTCAAGTTGGACATTAACAATGTGAGGAAGGAATTGAAGCACTCTGTGGAGAACAACAAGCGGCTTGAGGGCGAATTGAAGTTGATTAGTGAAGCTAAAGGTGAGATTGAAAGGGATATTTTGGTTCTTTCGCAGGAAAAAGAGCAATTGGAGATGGAGATTAAGGTCCTGAAGAATAATGGAGGGATTGATGAAGATAGTGACTTGGTTAAGGAGCTCAGGGAGAGCTTGGAAGGAGTTAATCGGGAGAAGAGCGACTTGGAGTATGATTTGGTGAATATGAGGAAAGAATTGGATGTGGCCTTGAGCCAGGTTGATCTGTCTGAGAAAGAGTGTCTTAATTTGAGGGAAGAAATTAGAAAACTGGATGAGAAGAGCAAGGTTGATAAAGAAGCTAAGGAAGAATCTGAGGAGAGATTAGTGCTGTTGTCAAGAGAGCTTGATTCTCTTCAGCAAGAGCACTTGTTTTTGCAGAACGAAGCCAGGGCTGATAAGACTGAGCTTGATGAGTTGAAGGGTAGATTAGAAAAGTcggaagaaattttgaaaggaTGGGAAAGTAAGTTTAGAGAGGCTAAAATTGAGTGCGAAG AgatgaaagaagaaattttgagGATGAAGGAAGTTGAAGAGAAATTGAAAGTAAGTGAAAAGAAATATCAGGAGATGAAGGAAGAATATTTGAAATTGAAGACTTGTAATAAGGAATTAGTTGGGTATGAGGAGAAATATTTGGAGATTGAAGAAAAGGTTAAGAGGATGGAGGAAGAAAGGAATAAAGAAGAAGTTGATAGGTGTCATCAGCTTGAAGCAGATCTGGTGATGTTGTTGAATGAAAAGCAGCAGCTGATTGAAGATAAGAAAGAGATTTCTGATGTGCTTAAGGTTAAAGAAGCGGAATTGGAGGCGTTGAAGGAAGAAAAGAGGGAATTAATGGAGCAGCTGGGTTTGAAGGAGAAAGAATTACAGTCGGTGGTTGATAATTCACAAGAAGCTGCGGACATGGCTAGGGAAACTATTGAGAACTTGTCGAAAATAGTTAACGAGAAGGATAAAGAGATTGAAGCGATAAAGTCTTTGCAGGCTTTGGATGTTGAGAAGAAAGTTTGTgagaatgaaaatattttgtctTCTTTAAAAAGCGAGCGCGATGAACTCATAAAACTTGTACAAGTTAAACACAATGAGAGTTTGCAGTACCATGCGGAAATTCAACGTATGACTCAATTGTTTAGTGACCAGGCGGCTGCTCTGCAAACATCCGTGGCGGAACGTGAGTCTTTGGAGAAGTTGGTGAAAGATAAGGAGGCCGAGGTGCTCTGGGCGCAGAACGAACTTCAAGTGGTGCGTCAGAGGCTCAATAATCTTGAAGAGTCGACTAACTATGGGGAGGTTTGTAATATTGTTGAACACTCGAGTAAGTTGGCGCAGCTGGCGATGCTTGTTGAGAAGTCTAATGCGCTTGAAGCGGCCTTGGTTCAGGAACAGACTAGTAATAGGATTCTTCAGAATCAGCTAACTGATAGTCAGCAGAGGGAAAGTTCTGCTGCTAAAGAGCTGGAGAGACTCAGGTCGCATTTGATGGAGATTGAAGACAATCATACTGAAGAGATGCTCATTCTTGAGCAGAGCAAGAAGGATGTTGAAGCTAAGTTGATGCAGGTTGAGGAACAGCTTAAGAATAGCTCTACTGTTTATACTTCCGCGAATATCAGGGCTAATCAACAGGTTGAGACTCTTCAGCAGCAAATGACTCTGCTTGCTCAGCAGAGAGATGAGATTCAGAATAAATTGTCCGTTGCTGAAGATAAGGTTCAGTCACATTCTGCTGCGCTTACTAATCTGCAAATTGTTTTGGAACAATTTCAAAGAg ataaagAAAACGATATAAGAAACGCTACAGAAAGAATTAGACAGCAGTTGaatgattcatttaaaaaacaagatgaacttaatgaagaaattaaattattaaag AATCAATTGACAGAAGCAAAAGAATGTTTGCAAGCAGCTTCGCGATTAAGCGAACAGTTggataaaaaaactgaaagaATACAGGAACTTAATGAAGAag tttCTAAATTGAATGAACTTGTTAATACTGCGGAGCAGAGAATTCAAGAAGCTAAAGAAAGTGGCGTAGGAAAAGTtgacaa AAATCTTGTAAAGAATTTACTGCTGGGTTTTATATCAGCTTCAAATGCTGATAAATCATCGGTGTTGAGAGTAATGGCTACtgttttagattttaatgaaTCTGAACGCGATAAATCTGGACTGAATAATTCTAATGCTCATGGGGGTTGGTTCTCTGGGCTTTTACATGGTGGAGCTACTaag gatcAAGAAGCCTCTTTATCAGCAGCATTTGTTAGATTTTTGGAGAGTGAATCAAAACCAGTGTCTTCTGTCCCAGCGTTACCTATTTCAAATAca ccAATACGGCCTGGACACAGTAGGCAACATTCAACATCTTCAAATCAATCAGGCGGCCTTTTGTTATCCAATATGACGCTTCCATCCTTTCCAGACTTTATACCGTCCAGAAATACTGGATCGATATTGAAAGAAGTCCTAAAAGACagttga
- the LOC123268441 gene encoding thyroid receptor-interacting protein 11-like isoform X2, whose translation MKKQQLDESTFVNDFRAAISKLDSHEQVHLIRCALHALELGNGNEFKDNDDEKTNIARKRNNSQRYHDETATNGVHNRETDLLDKITKLQEENKNLTASIEELDQQHSQSIEKVLSIKEELEKKHKSLQAAYESLYVDYNSCQDKLNKLESKFPNNNSTISLKSKFSEDKNIQTILNNEEKKELSNETTQTEDNQTKASIELLISRVRDIIKDCNLNLKPDCENETIFELVAKHYVEASWKKDTLENQLTELTHQLHQTSNMRDNLQMECDELQHHIESLEMEIQHVKSNLPSIPEASEERVAVLEAENELMAAEIKRLEADIELLSHKNSELITAMSNVEGSLRNQENLEAEVRNTKQQLVIAQQQLAGASKNVENNENMMEDLSRRLHVALDENNELRSKNDAMEVRERQMQEQLSMYEGKCKSLDENIELIEELKLDINNVRKELKHSVENNKRLEGELKLISEAKGEIERDILVLSQEKEQLEMEIKVLKNNGGIDEDSDLVKELRESLEGVNREKSDLEYDLVNMRKELDVALSQVDLSEKECLNLREEIRKLDEKSKVDKEAKEESEERLVLLSRELDSLQQEHLFLQNEARADKTELDELKGRLEKSEEILKGWESKFREAKIECEEMKEEILRMKEVEEKLKVSEKKYQEMKEEYLKLKTCNKELVGYEEKYLEIEEKVKRMEEERNKEEVDRCHQLEADLVMLLNEKQQLIEDKKEISDVLKVKEAELEALKEEKRELMEQLGLKEKELQSVVDNSQEAADMARETIENLSKIVNEKDKEIEAIKSLQALDVEKKVCENENILSSLKSERDELIKLVQVKHNESLQYHAEIQRMTQLFSDQAAALQTSVAERESLEKLVKDKEAEVLWAQNELQVVRQRLNNLEESTNYGEVCNIVEHSSKLAQLAMLVEKSNALEAALVQEQTSNRILQNQLTDSQQRESSAAKELERLRSHLMEIEDNHTEEMLILEQSKKDVEAKLMQVEEQLKNSSTVYTSANIRANQQVETLQQQMTLLAQQRDEIQNKLSVAEDKVQSHSAALTNLQIVLEQFQRDKENDIRNATERIRQQLNDSFKKQDELNEEIKLLKNQLTEAKECLQAASRLSEQLDKKTERIQELNEEVSKLNELVNTAEQRIQEAKESGVGKVDKNLVKNLLLGFISASNADKSSVLRVMATVLDFNESERDKSGLNNSNAHGGWFSGLLHGGATKDQEASLSAAFVRFLESESKPVSSVPALPISNTPIRPGHSRQHSTSSNQSGGLLLSNMTLPSFPDFIPSRNTGSILKEVLKDS comes from the exons ATGAAGAAACAGCAGTTAGATGAATCAACGTTCGTTAATGATTTTCGTGCCGCGATATCGAAACTTGATTCTCACGAGCAAGTACACCTGATACGGTGTGCCCTACACGCATTGGAGCTTGGCAATGGGAATGAATTCAAAGACAATGACGATGAAAAGACAAATATCGCCAGAAAACGGAATAATTCCCAGCGTTATCACGACGAGACTGCCACCAATGGGGTTCATAATCGCGAAACCGACTTGCtggataaaataactaaattacaggaagaaaacaaaaatttgactGCTAGCATTGAGGAATTGGACCAGCAGCACTCTCAATCAATCG aaAAAGTTTTGAGTATCAAAGaagaattagagaaaaaacaCAAAAGTCTCCAAGCAGCCTACGAATCTCTTTACGTCGATTACAATTCCTGTcaagataaattaaataaattagagtCTAAATTCCCCAACAATAATTCaacaatttctttaaaaagtaaattttcagaaGATAAAAATATCCAAACTATATTAAataacgaagaaaaaaaagagctTAGCAACGAAACGACCCAGACTGAAGATAATCAAACAAAAGCCAgcattgaattattaatttctcgCGTCAGAGATATAATAAAAGactgtaatttaaatttaaaaccaGATTGTGAAAATGAAACAATATTCGAGTTGGTAGCTAAGCATTATGTTGAAGCGTCATGGAAAAAAGATACCCTGGAAAATCAGTTAACAGAGCTAACACATCAACTTCACCAGACAAGTAACATGAGAGATAATTTACAAATGGAATGTGATGAATTGCAGCATCATATTGAGTCCTTAGAAATGGAAATCCAACACGTTAAGTCAAATTTGCCGTCCATACCCGAAGCGAGTGAAGAAAGAGTCGCGGTGCTGGAGGCTGAAAATGAATTAATGGCTGCGGAGATAAAGCGCTTGGAGGCTGACATTGAATTGCTGAGCCACAAAAATTCAGAGCTCATCACTGCGATGAGTAATGTCGAAGGTTCTCTGAGAAATCAGGAGAATCTAGAAGCCGAAGTCCGTAATACCAAGCAGCAGTTGGTGATAGCCCAGCAGCAGCTCGCGGGAGCTTCAAAAAATGTCGAGAATAATGAGAACATGATGGAGGACCTCAGTCGTAGGTTGCATGTCGCTTTAGATGAGAACAACGAGCTCAGGAGCAAGAATGACGCGATGGAAGTTAGGGAGAGACAGATGCAGGAGCAGCTGAGTATGTACGAAGGCAAATGTAAGAGCTTGGACGAAAATATTGAGCTGATTGAGGAGCTCAAGTTGGACATTAACAATGTGAGGAAGGAATTGAAGCACTCTGTGGAGAACAACAAGCGGCTTGAGGGCGAATTGAAGTTGATTAGTGAAGCTAAAGGTGAGATTGAAAGGGATATTTTGGTTCTTTCGCAGGAAAAAGAGCAATTGGAGATGGAGATTAAGGTCCTGAAGAATAATGGAGGGATTGATGAAGATAGTGACTTGGTTAAGGAGCTCAGGGAGAGCTTGGAAGGAGTTAATCGGGAGAAGAGCGACTTGGAGTATGATTTGGTGAATATGAGGAAAGAATTGGATGTGGCCTTGAGCCAGGTTGATCTGTCTGAGAAAGAGTGTCTTAATTTGAGGGAAGAAATTAGAAAACTGGATGAGAAGAGCAAGGTTGATAAAGAAGCTAAGGAAGAATCTGAGGAGAGATTAGTGCTGTTGTCAAGAGAGCTTGATTCTCTTCAGCAAGAGCACTTGTTTTTGCAGAACGAAGCCAGGGCTGATAAGACTGAGCTTGATGAGTTGAAGGGTAGATTAGAAAAGTcggaagaaattttgaaaggaTGGGAAAGTAAGTTTAGAGAGGCTAAAATTGAGTGCGAAG AgatgaaagaagaaattttgagGATGAAGGAAGTTGAAGAGAAATTGAAAGTAAGTGAAAAGAAATATCAGGAGATGAAGGAAGAATATTTGAAATTGAAGACTTGTAATAAGGAATTAGTTGGGTATGAGGAGAAATATTTGGAGATTGAAGAAAAGGTTAAGAGGATGGAGGAAGAAAGGAATAAAGAAGAAGTTGATAGGTGTCATCAGCTTGAAGCAGATCTGGTGATGTTGTTGAATGAAAAGCAGCAGCTGATTGAAGATAAGAAAGAGATTTCTGATGTGCTTAAGGTTAAAGAAGCGGAATTGGAGGCGTTGAAGGAAGAAAAGAGGGAATTAATGGAGCAGCTGGGTTTGAAGGAGAAAGAATTACAGTCGGTGGTTGATAATTCACAAGAAGCTGCGGACATGGCTAGGGAAACTATTGAGAACTTGTCGAAAATAGTTAACGAGAAGGATAAAGAGATTGAAGCGATAAAGTCTTTGCAGGCTTTGGATGTTGAGAAGAAAGTTTGTgagaatgaaaatattttgtctTCTTTAAAAAGCGAGCGCGATGAACTCATAAAACTTGTACAAGTTAAACACAATGAGAGTTTGCAGTACCATGCGGAAATTCAACGTATGACTCAATTGTTTAGTGACCAGGCGGCTGCTCTGCAAACATCCGTGGCGGAACGTGAGTCTTTGGAGAAGTTGGTGAAAGATAAGGAGGCCGAGGTGCTCTGGGCGCAGAACGAACTTCAAGTGGTGCGTCAGAGGCTCAATAATCTTGAAGAGTCGACTAACTATGGGGAGGTTTGTAATATTGTTGAACACTCGAGTAAGTTGGCGCAGCTGGCGATGCTTGTTGAGAAGTCTAATGCGCTTGAAGCGGCCTTGGTTCAGGAACAGACTAGTAATAGGATTCTTCAGAATCAGCTAACTGATAGTCAGCAGAGGGAAAGTTCTGCTGCTAAAGAGCTGGAGAGACTCAGGTCGCATTTGATGGAGATTGAAGACAATCATACTGAAGAGATGCTCATTCTTGAGCAGAGCAAGAAGGATGTTGAAGCTAAGTTGATGCAGGTTGAGGAACAGCTTAAGAATAGCTCTACTGTTTATACTTCCGCGAATATCAGGGCTAATCAACAGGTTGAGACTCTTCAGCAGCAAATGACTCTGCTTGCTCAGCAGAGAGATGAGATTCAGAATAAATTGTCCGTTGCTGAAGATAAGGTTCAGTCACATTCTGCTGCGCTTACTAATCTGCAAATTGTTTTGGAACAATTTCAAAGAg ataaagAAAACGATATAAGAAACGCTACAGAAAGAATTAGACAGCAGTTGaatgattcatttaaaaaacaagatgaacttaatgaagaaattaaattattaaag AATCAATTGACAGAAGCAAAAGAATGTTTGCAAGCAGCTTCGCGATTAAGCGAACAGTTggataaaaaaactgaaagaATACAGGAACTTAATGAAGAag tttCTAAATTGAATGAACTTGTTAATACTGCGGAGCAGAGAATTCAAGAAGCTAAAGAAAGTGGCGTAGGAAAAGTtgacaa AAATCTTGTAAAGAATTTACTGCTGGGTTTTATATCAGCTTCAAATGCTGATAAATCATCGGTGTTGAGAGTAATGGCTACtgttttagattttaatgaaTCTGAACGCGATAAATCTGGACTGAATAATTCTAATGCTCATGGGGGTTGGTTCTCTGGGCTTTTACATGGTGGAGCTACTaag gatcAAGAAGCCTCTTTATCAGCAGCATTTGTTAGATTTTTGGAGAGTGAATCAAAACCAGTGTCTTCTGTCCCAGCGTTACCTATTTCAAATAca ccAATACGGCCTGGACACAGTAGGCAACATTCAACATCTTCAAATCAATCAGGCGGCCTTTTGTTATCCAATATGACGCTTCCATCCTTTCCAGACTTTATACCGTCCAGAAATACTGGATCGATATTGAAAGAAGTCCTAAAAGACagttga